One part of the Dyadobacter sp. 676 genome encodes these proteins:
- a CDS encoding glycosyl hydrolase family 28-related protein, with protein sequence MFTRFLLLALIVSVQHVCFAQTKSANAEPMPVSRSFYPMRLADEDATYFTPENFRITNDGKTDVSDELQRAINEIKTNYNFGIVFIPEGTYKISKTIYIPTAVRVIGYGKKRPLIVLADNSPGFQQEYPQDKGNAKYMFWFTSSIPKEGQPIPDAGASTFYSAMSNVDLRIGEGNPSAVALRTHFAQHSFISHVDIHIGTGKAGVFDVGNEMEDVRFFGGEYGIYTFKPSPGWQFMMVDTYFEGQRKAAIRSQESGLTIVRMTVRDVPAVLEINPGFYEKLFMEDSRFENVSGPALVISNENNAYTQISLRNVACKKSTRTGPFRDQRKTNRRPGRAIQGKKPESRPANGLHRRKAGAYHGTRDRIPEIGTGTGN encoded by the coding sequence ATGTTCACAAGATTTTTACTGTTGGCACTGATCGTCTCAGTGCAACATGTTTGCTTTGCGCAAACAAAAAGTGCGAATGCGGAGCCGATGCCTGTAAGCAGGTCGTTCTACCCAATGCGGCTAGCCGATGAGGACGCGACTTATTTCACGCCTGAAAATTTCAGGATTACCAATGATGGCAAAACGGATGTTTCCGACGAGCTGCAACGGGCTATAAATGAGATCAAAACGAATTACAACTTCGGAATCGTCTTCATCCCCGAGGGCACGTACAAGATCAGCAAAACGATTTATATCCCGACGGCCGTGCGCGTGATCGGTTATGGAAAAAAGCGGCCGTTGATTGTCCTGGCCGACAACTCCCCTGGTTTTCAGCAGGAATACCCGCAGGATAAGGGTAATGCAAAATATATGTTCTGGTTCACGTCCTCCATTCCCAAGGAGGGGCAGCCGATTCCCGACGCGGGCGCAAGCACGTTTTACAGCGCAATGTCGAACGTTGACCTGCGCATCGGGGAGGGGAATCCCTCGGCGGTTGCATTGCGGACGCATTTTGCGCAGCATAGTTTTATCTCTCATGTCGACATCCACATCGGGACCGGCAAAGCAGGGGTGTTCGACGTGGGTAACGAAATGGAGGACGTTCGTTTTTTCGGCGGGGAATACGGCATTTATACATTCAAACCTTCGCCTGGCTGGCAGTTCATGATGGTGGATACGTATTTTGAAGGGCAAAGAAAAGCGGCGATCCGCTCGCAGGAATCGGGCCTGACGATCGTGCGGATGACTGTCCGGGACGTACCGGCGGTTTTGGAAATCAACCCCGGTTTTTACGAAAAACTGTTTATGGAGGACAGCCGTTTCGAAAATGTGAGCGGACCGGCATTGGTGATCAGTAATGAAAACAATGCGTATACGCAAATCAGTTTGCGGAACGTCGCCTGCAAAAAAAGTACCCGTACTGGCCCGTTTCGGGACCAGCGGAAAACAAATCGTCGGCCAGGGCGCGCTATACAGGGTAAAAAGCCTGAATCACGGCCTGCAAATGGCCTCCATCGCCGCAAAGCCGGTGCATACCACGGTACAAGAGATAGAATCCCTGAAATCGGAACCGGTACCGGCAATTAA
- a CDS encoding Fic family protein, whose translation MKKIVPDVLLEKYKSGLGFNLAEALDRLNETFVRADSFNFYTSVAVISSSKIEGESMDVDSYIKHKIQHIEYLPELTEKPNDLFRAYVYAKENRLTGDHFSEAHRILSEHLLPVGGRGIYRQNEMVVMEHKTGRIQFEAAPSHLLETEMGKLWDDTDQLLHADLSLEEIFYYAAFMHLLFVCIHPFNDGNGRAGRLLEKWFLSDKLGPVAWYIQSEQYYYRHVDEYYRNLNRLGVFYEELDYTAADRFLMMLPKALDN comes from the coding sequence ATGAAAAAGATCGTCCCGGACGTCTTACTGGAAAAATACAAAAGCGGACTCGGCTTCAATCTCGCCGAAGCACTGGACCGGCTGAACGAAACGTTCGTTCGGGCTGACTCCTTTAACTTTTATACCTCCGTTGCCGTCATTAGCTCCTCTAAAATCGAAGGTGAGTCAATGGACGTCGACAGTTATATCAAACATAAAATCCAGCACATCGAATATCTCCCGGAGCTTACCGAAAAGCCTAACGACCTATTCCGTGCCTACGTTTATGCAAAGGAAAACAGACTGACCGGGGACCATTTTTCCGAGGCGCACCGGATTCTCTCCGAGCACTTGTTACCCGTGGGCGGGCGCGGCATTTACCGCCAAAATGAAATGGTGGTGATGGAGCACAAAACCGGTCGAATACAGTTCGAAGCAGCACCTTCGCATTTATTAGAAACTGAAATGGGCAAGCTTTGGGACGATACAGATCAGCTACTTCATGCCGACCTATCGCTCGAAGAAATTTTCTATTATGCCGCTTTCATGCATTTGTTGTTTGTATGTATCCATCCATTCAACGACGGAAACGGGCGTGCAGGAAGATTGCTCGAAAAGTGGTTTCTTTCGGACAAATTGGGACCAGTTGCATGGTATATCCAGTCGGAGCAATATTATTACCGGCATGTCGACGAGTATTACCGGAACCTGAACCGGCTCGGTGTGTTCTATGAAGAGTTGGATTATACCGCGGCTGATCGTTTTTTGATGATGCTGCCAAAGGCGCTGGATAATTGA
- a CDS encoding CocE/NonD family hydrolase C-terminal non-catalytic domain-containing protein, with the protein MTGSDADFIVKVIDVWPVGSTMPAVREGEKPVDMSGYQQMVRAEVLRGKFRNSFSEPEPFGKDKIEKVTVKLNEVAHTFKKGHRIMVQVQSSWFPLVDRNPQKFINIFEAGESDFQKSKITIHHNAKHPSRITLPVMH; encoded by the coding sequence ATGACCGGCTCCGATGCGGATTTCATCGTGAAAGTGATCGACGTGTGGCCTGTAGGGTCAACAATGCCTGCCGTTAGAGAAGGCGAAAAGCCGGTTGATATGAGCGGCTACCAGCAAATGGTGCGTGCGGAGGTGTTGCGCGGCAAGTTCCGGAACAGCTTCTCCGAACCGGAGCCATTTGGAAAGGATAAAATCGAGAAAGTGACCGTAAAGCTGAACGAAGTGGCGCACACTTTCAAAAAAGGCCACCGCATCATGGTGCAGGTGCAGAGCAGCTGGTTCCCGCTGGTGGACCGCAATCCGCAGAAGTTCATAAATATTTTTGAAGCCGGGGAGTCGGATTTTCAAAAATCGAAAATTACGATCCATCATAATGCGAAGCACCCCAGCAGGATTACTTTGCCGGTAATGCACTGA
- a CDS encoding metallophosphoesterase family protein, with the protein MQYPNQLYPKFLLAGTLLAAVTLPVHAQQNKSYPPSTFPDRIVLGYKGSPANSQAVNWRTDSTVTTAVAAIHEADPSPDFPAKARTVQAATHKVVLDGKTVHYHEANFGDLKPATQYVYRVGDGKSWSEWFHFKTASDKPEPVSFLYFGDAQNDIRSLWSRAVRGAFTTLPKARLMIHAGDLINNSNADYQWGEWFEAGGWINGMVPNLATPGNHEYFRDEKRNLFVSKHWKPQFALPENGPEGLSETAYYIDYQGIRFISLDSQAAILDSTTLKKQAAWFEQIATNNPNRWTVVFHHHPIYSTKNGRDNDEWREKMEPLYKKHKVDIVLQGHDHTYGRGLNIPVGQSRKKPNGPIYVVSVSGPKMYDIGLQNWMDRAASNTQLYQVITVDQNRLSFKAFTVNGDLYDAFDLNKDKNGVNTLVELSNTLKMRERLDLPEHYLKTFKEEDLKEYNQRYQDYKKRKGVK; encoded by the coding sequence ATGCAGTATCCCAACCAATTATATCCCAAGTTCCTTTTGGCCGGAACCCTTCTGGCCGCCGTTACTCTCCCGGTACACGCGCAACAAAATAAAAGCTATCCCCCGTCGACTTTTCCCGACCGGATCGTGCTGGGTTACAAGGGAAGCCCGGCGAATTCACAGGCAGTAAACTGGCGTACCGACTCGACAGTGACAACCGCCGTCGCCGCAATTCACGAAGCAGACCCTTCGCCGGACTTCCCTGCCAAAGCCCGTACTGTGCAGGCGGCGACGCACAAAGTTGTCCTGGATGGCAAAACGGTACATTACCACGAAGCGAATTTCGGCGATTTGAAACCAGCGACGCAGTACGTTTACAGGGTCGGTGACGGGAAATCGTGGAGTGAATGGTTTCATTTCAAAACGGCCTCGGATAAGCCTGAACCCGTTTCATTTCTCTATTTCGGCGATGCGCAGAACGACATCCGTTCGCTGTGGTCGAGGGCGGTGCGCGGGGCATTTACTACTTTGCCCAAAGCCCGTCTGATGATCCACGCGGGCGATCTGATCAACAATTCCAATGCAGATTACCAATGGGGCGAGTGGTTCGAAGCCGGCGGATGGATCAACGGTATGGTGCCCAATCTGGCAACGCCCGGCAATCATGAGTATTTCCGCGATGAAAAAAGGAACCTGTTTGTCTCGAAACATTGGAAACCGCAGTTCGCATTGCCTGAGAACGGGCCCGAAGGTCTTTCCGAAACGGCTTATTATATCGATTATCAGGGTATACGGTTCATTTCCCTCGATTCCCAGGCGGCAATCCTCGATTCGACGACATTGAAAAAGCAAGCCGCATGGTTCGAACAAATCGCAACCAACAACCCGAACCGCTGGACTGTCGTATTCCATCACCACCCGATTTATTCCACCAAAAACGGCCGCGATAACGACGAATGGCGCGAGAAAATGGAGCCTTTGTACAAGAAACACAAAGTCGACATCGTATTGCAGGGCCACGACCACACCTACGGCCGGGGTCTCAATATTCCGGTTGGACAAAGCAGAAAGAAACCCAACGGGCCGATTTACGTAGTGTCGGTAAGCGGACCCAAAATGTATGATATCGGGCTACAAAACTGGATGGACCGCGCCGCATCGAACACGCAATTATACCAGGTAATCACGGTCGACCAAAACAGACTTTCGTTCAAGGCATTTACGGTTAACGGCGATCTGTACGATGCTTTCGATCTGAATAAGGATAAAAACGGCGTCAATACCCTCGTCGAGCTTTCAAATACCCTGAAAATGCGGGAGCGGCTCGATCTTCCGGAACACTATCTGAAAACATTCAAGGAGGAGGATCTGAAAGAATATAACCAGCGGTATCAGGATTACAAGAAACGCAAAGGCGTTAAATAG
- a CDS encoding MBL fold metallo-hydrolase, translating to MIFFIFLALIVIGAVIFMQQPLFGKHPSGARLERIRKSPHYRDGKFQNESFTPDLAEGNSYLKVFTKFFFGKSKYNIPGALIPSQKTDLLHLKPEEDVLVWFGHSSYFMQIDGKTVLVDPVFSGSASPLKFTTPSFRGSDVYRVEDLPDIDYLFISHDHWDHLDYETILKLKPKVKKVITGLGTAEHLEYWGYDAADIIEKDWNEGADLGDGFKVNITPGRHFSGRGFSRNRALWVSFVFQTPTMKIFIGGDSGYDNHFKRIGARFGPFDLALLECGQYNEAWKYIHMMPEETVTAARELGAKKLMPVHWAKFALSIHDWNEPILRASAEAERLHMPLVTPLIGQKVELKGDQVFTQWWREARLQPEG from the coding sequence ATGATATTCTTCATCTTCCTGGCACTCATCGTCATTGGTGCGGTGATATTTATGCAACAACCGCTATTCGGGAAACACCCCTCGGGTGCACGGCTCGAAAGGATCAGAAAATCGCCGCATTACCGGGACGGAAAGTTCCAGAACGAGAGTTTCACACCCGACCTCGCCGAGGGCAACAGTTATCTGAAGGTGTTTACCAAATTTTTCTTCGGTAAAAGCAAGTACAATATCCCCGGCGCGCTGATCCCTTCGCAAAAAACAGATCTACTGCATCTGAAACCGGAAGAAGATGTGCTGGTATGGTTCGGGCATTCGTCGTATTTCATGCAAATAGATGGCAAAACGGTCCTTGTCGACCCTGTTTTCAGCGGCAGTGCCTCGCCCCTCAAATTCACTACTCCGAGTTTCAGGGGCAGCGATGTATACCGGGTCGAAGACTTACCCGATATCGATTACCTTTTCATCTCTCACGACCACTGGGACCACCTCGATTACGAAACCATTCTGAAACTCAAACCCAAGGTCAAAAAGGTCATAACCGGCCTCGGCACTGCCGAACACCTCGAATATTGGGGCTACGACGCGGCCGACATCATCGAAAAAGACTGGAACGAAGGCGCCGACCTGGGCGACGGTTTCAAAGTAAACATTACGCCTGGCAGGCATTTCTCCGGCCGGGGTTTCAGCCGGAACCGCGCATTGTGGGTCTCGTTTGTATTCCAAACGCCAACCATGAAAATCTTTATCGGCGGCGACTCGGGCTATGACAACCATTTCAAAAGAATCGGCGCCCGGTTCGGTCCATTCGACCTTGCATTGCTCGAATGCGGCCAGTATAACGAGGCGTGGAAATACATTCACATGATGCCGGAAGAGACCGTTACGGCTGCCCGCGAGCTTGGCGCCAAAAAGCTGATGCCCGTCCATTGGGCCAAATTCGCCCTCTCCATCCACGACTGGAACGAGCCCATCCTTCGCGCAAGCGCCGAAGCAGAAAGGCTACATATGCCGCTTGTAACACCGCTGATCGGCCAGAAGGTAGAGTTGAAAGGCGACCAGGTGTTTACGCAATGGTGGAGGGAGGCACGGTTGCAGCCGGAGGGGTAG
- a CDS encoding serine hydrolase domain-containing protein: MKHYFSLCLTLFLCLSGLVGCKKDKEPEPVPEDPVLKFVRILDDSLKDKGFGYSFAVYQKDRMIGSGVGGYQARSIEIQEDKPVTPDTKMQIASMTKTITAAAFLKLAGEKGIKVSDKIIDYLPGTWVKGPNIGLITFKDLLTHTSGIVGMGENCRNGAFTENFWPGLKMLVEKGIKTENYGTSCYQNANFGLFRVLIPAINGVKYTGNDDNDALLAFDGYEEYVRKNIFEKAGIITDGFVSNGLPLPTFGYDFPYSGEYGFDPGDFSSTVGGYGIYLSANQGVKLYAALFSPDNNSVITQDIRDQIVTHGLGSYSAVMPEGKFSYHDGWWYSSIGIPNPKGFRSIWMHCPEDITVVLFTNALRNGDGLFPLRSGFYEDITSYVLWAFSKYKDPGRGKRMRQVNFHEYLEHPEPH; this comes from the coding sequence ATGAAGCACTATTTTTCCCTCTGTCTGACGCTGTTTTTATGTTTGTCCGGCCTTGTCGGGTGTAAAAAGGACAAGGAGCCTGAGCCCGTTCCGGAAGATCCCGTGTTGAAATTTGTACGGATACTCGACGATTCGCTGAAAGACAAAGGCTTTGGGTACAGTTTTGCGGTTTATCAAAAAGATCGGATGATAGGCTCGGGCGTGGGAGGATACCAGGCTAGGAGCATCGAAATTCAGGAGGATAAGCCCGTCACGCCCGACACCAAAATGCAGATCGCTAGCATGACCAAAACCATTACCGCAGCGGCATTTCTGAAACTGGCCGGCGAGAAGGGCATTAAAGTCAGCGATAAGATTATCGATTACCTGCCCGGGACCTGGGTCAAAGGCCCAAACATCGGGCTTATTACCTTCAAGGACCTGCTCACGCATACGAGCGGGATAGTGGGCATGGGAGAGAACTGCCGCAACGGGGCGTTTACTGAAAATTTCTGGCCGGGTTTAAAGATGCTGGTCGAAAAGGGAATCAAAACGGAGAACTACGGTACAAGCTGTTATCAAAACGCCAATTTCGGACTTTTCAGGGTGTTGATACCGGCCATCAACGGCGTGAAATATACTGGTAACGACGACAACGACGCACTGCTGGCATTCGATGGATATGAGGAATACGTCCGGAAAAATATATTCGAAAAGGCCGGTATCATAACCGACGGATTCGTGTCCAACGGCCTGCCCTTGCCGACTTTCGGTTATGACTTCCCTTACTCGGGCGAGTATGGTTTCGACCCGGGCGATTTCAGCTCGACTGTCGGCGGTTATGGCATTTACCTTTCGGCAAACCAGGGCGTAAAGCTGTACGCGGCACTTTTTTCACCGGATAACAACTCGGTTATTACACAAGACATTCGCGATCAGATTGTGACCCATGGGCTGGGCAGTTACAGCGCCGTCATGCCGGAAGGAAAATTCAGCTACCATGATGGCTGGTGGTATTCGTCCATTGGTATCCCCAATCCGAAGGGTTTCAGGAGCATATGGATGCACTGCCCGGAGGACATTACCGTCGTTCTCTTTACGAATGCGTTGCGCAACGGCGACGGCCTTTTTCCGTTGCGGTCCGGCTTTTACGAGGACATTACCTCGTATGTGCTCTGGGCATTTTCGAAGTACAAGGACCCCGGCAGGGGCAAGCGTATGCGGCAAGTCAATTTTCATGAATATCTGGAACATCCTGAACCGCATTGA
- a CDS encoding ThuA domain-containing protein, with translation MKNVFRKIPVGLVVLWLAGCPTGAFAQFRVLAMAEPGGHHIAYSKAARPWLDSLAAKEHFSIDYIDKTDAINEEYLGNYQLIIQLDYVLYAWKQEAIAAFEKYIDEGKGGWIGFHHATLLGEFDGNKIWPWFSDFMGGIRYKNYIADFAAATVNVENSKHPVMKGVPASFPVRKEEWYIYDKSPRPNVEVIASVDESTYQPDSKVKMGDHPVIWSNPKKKAKNVYIFMGHSPVLFESDVYKTIFKNAILWAAQK, from the coding sequence ATGAAAAACGTATTCCGGAAAATCCCGGTAGGGTTGGTGGTGCTTTGGCTCGCTGGCTGCCCCACCGGTGCTTTCGCACAATTCCGAGTGCTGGCTATGGCCGAGCCCGGCGGCCATCACATCGCCTATTCCAAAGCTGCCCGCCCGTGGCTCGACTCACTGGCCGCGAAAGAGCATTTCAGCATTGATTACATTGATAAAACAGACGCAATTAATGAGGAATATTTGGGTAATTATCAGCTTATTATACAGCTGGACTATGTGCTTTACGCCTGGAAGCAGGAGGCAATAGCGGCATTTGAGAAATACATTGACGAAGGAAAAGGCGGCTGGATCGGTTTTCACCATGCGACATTACTGGGAGAGTTCGACGGAAACAAAATTTGGCCCTGGTTCTCGGATTTTATGGGTGGTATCCGCTATAAAAACTATATCGCCGATTTCGCGGCTGCCACGGTGAATGTTGAAAACAGCAAGCACCCGGTCATGAAAGGCGTGCCGGCGTCGTTCCCGGTCCGGAAAGAAGAATGGTACATCTACGACAAAAGCCCCCGGCCGAATGTGGAGGTGATCGCGAGCGTCGACGAATCGACCTACCAGCCCGATTCAAAGGTAAAAATGGGCGATCACCCGGTCATCTGGTCGAATCCGAAGAAGAAGGCGAAGAATGTGTACATTTTCATGGGACATTCGCCGGTGCTTTTCGAAAGCGACGTTTACAAAACGATTTTTAAAAACGCCATTCTCTGGGCGGCTCAAAAATAA
- a CDS encoding glycosyl hydrolase family 28-related protein: MASIAAKPVHTTVQEIESLKSEPVPAIKDIPAFPDMTTWVNLKTLGAKGDGVTDDTKAIQAAIDRYDAIYVPQGWYRITETLKMKERTVLVGLNPVSTQLILHDNTEGFGSFGPPEPMVESSQGGNNILTGIGISTAASNPRAVGLKWTAGAGSYLNDVKFLGGHGNIARKRPGQGVLSNSSHVGNEQHWDTQYWSLWITNDGGGTFKNIWTANTFASAGAYVSNTSTPGRIYAMSVEHHVRNEVRFKNVSNWKVYALQLEEESKESANCQPLEIESCNNMVFANLYMFRVIRVSTPYPHAVRSWNNSKLEFLNVHNYSQTKYSSTVPLYDVNSGIEVRPWEFNRLVIDNPGPRPVSLQPGKVEQLAAGFEFADGVCHDSKGNVYFSESRARRIYKWASRTNTLSLVADFPWEPLSLGTDTRDNLLVVFKYVTKPGYLIDGQPETFPNPPDAAGTSFSGWGNSGFGTLVYAMNPDKPEETMHLLPKVPLEKVPEIAKTLNPSNRRRDSGDFLKVSTNPFKECWLGPDGVTIVPVVYDLARSNVLVEGYPGKPLYGVDEYLKRTFRFTVGAEGHLSEPRLFAEKGEFELGGRQRG, translated from the coding sequence ATGGCCTCCATCGCCGCAAAGCCGGTGCATACCACGGTACAAGAGATAGAATCCCTGAAATCGGAACCGGTACCGGCAATTAAAGACATTCCTGCATTTCCGGACATGACCACATGGGTAAATCTGAAAACCCTGGGTGCAAAAGGGGACGGCGTTACAGACGACACTAAAGCGATCCAGGCGGCCATTGACCGGTACGATGCAATTTACGTTCCGCAAGGCTGGTATCGCATTACCGAAACGCTGAAAATGAAAGAAAGAACGGTTCTGGTAGGTCTCAACCCGGTTTCGACGCAACTTATTTTGCACGATAATACCGAAGGATTCGGAAGCTTCGGACCGCCTGAGCCAATGGTGGAATCTTCGCAAGGCGGGAACAATATCCTGACCGGCATTGGCATTTCAACGGCCGCGAGTAACCCGCGGGCCGTCGGTTTGAAATGGACGGCGGGTGCAGGTTCTTACTTGAACGATGTAAAGTTTCTCGGAGGGCATGGTAATATTGCCCGCAAACGACCCGGGCAGGGAGTTTTGAGTAACTCGTCGCATGTGGGTAACGAACAGCATTGGGACACGCAATATTGGAGCCTTTGGATAACCAATGACGGCGGTGGCACATTTAAGAACATTTGGACAGCGAATACATTCGCTTCTGCTGGGGCATATGTGTCGAATACATCCACGCCCGGGCGTATATATGCGATGTCGGTTGAGCATCATGTCCGCAATGAGGTGCGGTTTAAAAATGTCTCGAACTGGAAGGTTTACGCATTACAGCTGGAAGAGGAGAGCAAAGAGAGTGCGAATTGCCAGCCGCTGGAAATCGAATCGTGCAATAATATGGTATTTGCGAACCTGTATATGTTTCGCGTAATCCGCGTGAGCACGCCCTATCCGCATGCGGTGCGTTCATGGAACAACAGCAAGCTGGAATTCCTGAACGTTCACAATTACAGTCAGACCAAATATTCGTCGACCGTACCACTTTACGATGTGAATTCAGGCATTGAAGTGCGGCCGTGGGAGTTCAACAGGCTGGTGATCGATAATCCTGGACCCAGGCCGGTCAGCCTTCAACCCGGCAAAGTGGAGCAACTGGCCGCAGGTTTCGAGTTCGCCGACGGCGTCTGCCACGATAGCAAGGGTAACGTGTATTTCAGCGAATCGCGGGCAAGACGGATTTATAAATGGGCAAGCCGGACAAACACATTAAGTCTTGTCGCCGATTTCCCCTGGGAACCGCTCTCGCTGGGTACCGACACGCGGGATAACTTGCTGGTCGTATTCAAATATGTCACCAAACCAGGGTATTTGATCGACGGCCAACCCGAGACGTTCCCTAATCCGCCCGACGCGGCCGGTACTTCGTTCAGCGGCTGGGGAAACAGTGGTTTTGGCACGCTGGTGTATGCGATGAATCCCGATAAGCCGGAGGAAACGATGCACCTGCTTCCGAAAGTCCCTTTGGAAAAGGTGCCGGAAATCGCAAAAACCTTGAATCCGTCGAATCGCCGCCGCGATTCGGGGGACTTCCTGAAAGTGAGCACCAATCCGTTTAAAGAATGCTGGCTGGGGCCGGATGGCGTCACGATTGTACCGGTAGTTTACGACCTGGCACGTTCCAATGTGCTGGTGGAAGGCTATCCGGGGAAACCGCTTTACGGCGTGGACGAGTATCTGAAAAGGACATTCCGTTTCACGGTGGGAGCAGAAGGCCATTTGTCGGAACCGCGGCTGTTCGCGGAAAAAGGGGAGTTCGAGCTCGGCGGTAGACAGCGGGGGTAA
- a CDS encoding CocE/NonD family hydrolase codes for MKRNVLLCFLCLLSWIAVAQNAIPDTSWIKANYTKTEQYITMRDGVKLFTAIYTPKDDSQTYPIIMQRTPYSVRPYGEENYRRTLGPNVLLMREKYIFVYQDARGRYKSEGNFREMTPAIANKKSNKDVDESSDTYDTVEWLLKNTRNNGKVGQWGISFPGYYSSAGLPDAHPAMAAVSPQAPMSDEFIGDDCYHNGAFFLMDNFGFYSGFDGPKSQDGTSYQGHFNAEYDDAYKYFLELGPLKKTNAAPYFADPNCIWRQTTAHPVYDEFWQSRNIKKHLKNIKPAVLVVGGWFDAEDLYGALKTYAAIEKQTPGNNNRLVMGPWTHGGWAAPAWKGFAQYQFGEDVNKYYQEEIETKFFNYYLKGKGTFDQPEVTVFETGSNQWKHYDVWPPVNSRPETYYLGPNGKITVARLTSDVGSTSYESDPANPVPYTSTTSGHRNNEYMAEDQRFASKRPDVLSFQTDSLTEDLTLTGEIVAELDGIYDRLRCGFHRESDRRVACRVNNACR; via the coding sequence ATGAAAAGAAATGTATTGCTGTGTTTCCTGTGTCTTCTATCGTGGATTGCCGTCGCCCAAAATGCGATTCCTGACACAAGTTGGATCAAAGCCAACTACACCAAAACAGAGCAATACATTACCATGCGCGACGGCGTGAAGCTTTTTACGGCTATTTACACGCCCAAAGACGATTCGCAGACCTACCCGATCATCATGCAGCGCACGCCCTACTCGGTGCGGCCCTATGGCGAAGAAAATTACCGTCGTACGCTCGGGCCTAATGTACTGCTGATGCGGGAGAAGTACATTTTTGTGTATCAGGACGCTCGTGGCCGCTACAAAAGCGAAGGGAATTTCCGCGAAATGACACCGGCGATCGCAAACAAGAAGAGCAATAAGGACGTAGACGAATCGAGCGATACTTACGACACGGTCGAATGGCTTTTGAAGAACACAAGAAATAACGGCAAGGTAGGGCAGTGGGGCATTTCGTTTCCCGGATATTATTCATCGGCCGGCTTGCCGGACGCACACCCCGCGATGGCGGCCGTTTCGCCGCAGGCGCCCATGTCGGACGAATTTATCGGAGACGACTGCTATCATAACGGCGCGTTCTTCTTAATGGATAATTTTGGTTTTTACAGTGGTTTCGATGGGCCTAAAAGCCAAGATGGTACTAGTTATCAGGGCCATTTCAATGCGGAATACGACGACGCCTACAAATATTTCCTCGAATTGGGCCCGTTGAAGAAGACCAATGCGGCCCCGTATTTCGCCGATCCGAACTGCATTTGGCGGCAAACGACGGCGCATCCGGTGTATGACGAGTTCTGGCAATCGCGGAACATTAAAAAGCATTTGAAAAATATCAAACCGGCAGTGCTCGTGGTAGGTGGCTGGTTCGATGCCGAGGATTTGTACGGAGCACTGAAAACCTATGCGGCAATCGAAAAGCAGACTCCGGGCAACAACAACCGGCTGGTAATGGGGCCGTGGACGCACGGGGGATGGGCTGCGCCCGCATGGAAGGGCTTTGCGCAATACCAGTTTGGTGAGGATGTGAATAAATACTACCAGGAGGAGATCGAAACGAAGTTCTTTAATTATTATTTAAAAGGTAAGGGCACATTTGACCAGCCGGAAGTGACGGTTTTTGAGACCGGGTCAAACCAGTGGAAGCATTATGACGTCTGGCCGCCGGTAAATAGCCGACCTGAAACTTACTATTTGGGACCAAATGGTAAAATCACCGTTGCAAGGCTTACATCCGACGTCGGCTCGACCAGCTATGAAAGCGATCCTGCCAATCCGGTGCCTTATACAAGCACTACAAGTGGTCATCGCAATAACGAATACATGGCCGAAGACCAGCGTTTCGCTTCGAAACGACCGGATGTGCTGAGTTTTCAAACGGATTCATTGACCGAAGATCTGACCTTAACCGGCGAAATCGTGGCAGAGCTTGATGGTATCTATGACCGGCTCCGATGCGGATTTCATCGTGAAAGTGATCGACGTGTGGCCTGTAGGGTCAACAATGCCTGCCGTTAG